In a genomic window of Amycolatopsis japonica:
- a CDS encoding MarR family winged helix-turn-helix transcriptional regulator translates to MAVEQKEVRWLSESEMVAWRSYIVATMRLRQRLHRELSERHDVTLADYEVLVCLSLQPDRRMRMTELASMLGSTKSRLSHQMVRLEADGLIRRTRDPADKRGVVAEMTGSGAELLEGAAPTHVEGVREHLIDLLSPEEQRVLGQAFGRVLEHLSEIDGLPRLPPITS, encoded by the coding sequence ATGGCGGTGGAGCAGAAGGAAGTGCGCTGGCTTTCCGAGTCCGAGATGGTCGCCTGGCGCTCGTACATCGTCGCCACCATGCGGCTGCGACAGCGCCTCCATCGCGAGCTCTCCGAGCGCCACGACGTCACCCTCGCCGACTACGAGGTCTTGGTCTGCCTTTCGCTCCAGCCCGACCGGCGGATGCGGATGACGGAGCTGGCGAGCATGCTCGGCTCGACCAAGAGCAGGCTTTCGCACCAGATGGTCCGGCTGGAGGCGGACGGTCTCATCCGCCGCACCCGCGATCCGGCGGACAAACGCGGCGTCGTCGCCGAGATGACCGGGAGCGGCGCGGAACTGCTGGAAGGCGCGGCGCCGACGCATGTCGAGGGCGTCCGTGAGCATCTGATCGACCTGCTGAGCCCCGAGGAGCAACGGGTGCTGGGACAGGCTTTCGGACGCGTGCTGGAGCACCTGTCGGAGATCGACGGCCTGCCGCGGCTGCCGCCGATCACTTCCTGA
- a CDS encoding RNA polymerase sigma factor, translated as MDEALLRSLTPNVLGILVRRGADFASAEDAVQEALIEAVRVWPGDRPDDPKGWLVTVAWRKFLGMARSDAARRRREDLVDDEPAPGPAPAVDDTLQLYFLCAHPSLTPSSAVALTLRAVGGLTTRQIAQAYLVPEATMAQRISRAKRTVSGVRFDQAGDVSTVLRVLYLVFNEGYSGDVDLAAEAIRLTRRLFASIDHPEVAGLLALMLLHHARRAARTAADGELVPLADQDRGVWDTRLIADGVEILQAALARDRLGEFQAQAAIAALHADARTAAETDWVQIVEWYDELARLTGSPVVRLNRAVAVGEADGPRAGLAALAELDDSLPRYAAVAAYLHERDGDLETAARLYGEAAGKAADLAERAHLTRQAARLRK; from the coding sequence CTGGACGAGGCCCTGCTCCGGAGCCTCACGCCGAACGTCCTCGGGATCCTCGTCCGCCGCGGAGCCGACTTCGCGTCGGCCGAGGACGCCGTCCAGGAGGCGCTGATCGAGGCCGTCCGCGTCTGGCCCGGCGACCGGCCGGACGATCCCAAGGGCTGGCTCGTCACCGTCGCCTGGCGCAAGTTCCTCGGTATGGCACGGTCCGACGCCGCCCGCCGCCGTCGCGAAGACCTCGTCGACGACGAGCCCGCCCCGGGGCCCGCTCCCGCGGTGGACGACACGCTGCAGCTCTACTTCCTGTGCGCCCACCCGTCGCTGACGCCGTCTTCGGCGGTCGCGCTCACCCTGCGCGCCGTCGGCGGGCTCACCACGCGCCAGATCGCCCAGGCGTACCTGGTGCCCGAAGCGACCATGGCGCAGCGCATCAGCCGGGCCAAGCGCACCGTCTCAGGAGTGCGTTTCGACCAGGCAGGCGACGTCTCCACCGTGCTCCGCGTGCTGTATCTCGTGTTCAACGAGGGCTACTCGGGCGACGTCGACCTCGCCGCCGAAGCCATCCGGCTCACCCGGCGGCTCTTCGCCTCGATCGACCATCCCGAGGTCGCCGGACTGCTCGCCCTCATGCTGCTCCACCACGCCCGGCGCGCCGCGCGGACGGCGGCCGACGGCGAACTGGTGCCGCTCGCCGATCAGGACCGTGGCGTATGGGACACGCGTCTGATCGCCGACGGCGTCGAGATCCTGCAAGCCGCGCTGGCCCGCGACAGGCTGGGCGAGTTCCAGGCGCAGGCCGCCATCGCGGCGCTCCACGCCGACGCGCGCACCGCGGCGGAGACCGACTGGGTGCAGATCGTCGAGTGGTACGACGAACTCGCGCGGCTGACCGGCAGCCCGGTCGTCCGGCTCAACCGCGCGGTCGCCGTCGGCGAGGCGGACGGACCGCGCGCGGGCCTGGCCGCGCTCGCGGAACTGGACGATTCATTGCCGAGGTACGCGGCTGTGGCGGCATACCTCCACGAGCGCGACGGCGACCTGGAGACCGCGGCGCGGCTGTACGGCGAGGCCGCGGGCAAGGCGGCCGACCTGGCCGAGCGTGCCCACCTGACGCGTCAGGCGGCCAGGCTCAGGAAGTGA
- a CDS encoding YciI family protein, with the protein MPKYLLLKHYRGAPAAVNDIPMEQWAPEEITAHIDYMRDFATRLVETGEYVGEQALAPEGTFVRYDGEGKPPVTDGPFAETKDLIAGFMIIDVDSYERALELAGELSAAPGAGGKPIHEWLELRPLQGEPLVVTE; encoded by the coding sequence ATGCCCAAGTACCTGCTGCTCAAGCACTACCGCGGCGCTCCGGCGGCGGTGAACGACATCCCGATGGAGCAATGGGCGCCGGAGGAGATCACGGCGCACATCGACTACATGAGGGATTTCGCGACCCGGCTCGTGGAGACCGGCGAGTACGTCGGAGAGCAGGCTCTCGCGCCCGAAGGCACCTTCGTCCGTTACGACGGAGAGGGCAAACCGCCGGTCACCGACGGCCCGTTCGCCGAGACCAAGGACCTCATCGCCGGTTTCATGATCATCGACGTCGACAGCTACGAGCGGGCGCTCGAACTCGCGGGTGAGCTGTCGGCCGCCCCGGGAGCGGGTGGGAAGCCGATCCACGAATGGCTCGAACTGCGTCCGTTGCAGGGCGAGCCGCTCGTCGTCACGGAGTGA
- a CDS encoding RICIN domain-containing protein, with translation MSKAKRRTACLLVTIGLGCGLLTGEAVASEVAPAPLAPAVAQALIAANPVVCEGDGVSGKRVELVYVREAGQPDRYATVAPSLRAYASGIDDSFNDSAAATGGSRHLRYVTTAGAGCQVAVANLVVPDGTYLSGAIRDRAIQAGFFNADRDYMLFSDNPHTCAGTWGDSDDQPGPANAFNNGRHYTEIAVPCWGVNAAAHELGHMLGAVLPGAPHYQGGGHCSQEWDLMCYGDTQSFDCTERDFDRLLDCGNDDYFSTNPTPGSWLATHWNVANSAFLIKKDTPDNDDGHARGGKTYVITGASGNAIDVVGSSTGGLVNLSHRPRTDTMSQKWVLGYNTGLQLVNANSQLCADSAQSGTAPGTPILQYNCNGQNGMRWAFQPLGNGKVAIFNYLTGYAITDGGTYPAPLVQQPYTGAANQQWTLNPVADPGPQAGKKYYLTVATNGNSAAVVDGSSSAGAKITHVARQNDNGQKWRLTDAGGGYWKISNERSGQCLRPVSGSTAEGAQFEQTHCGSATDQQWKLLRSADMRYGLVNRASKLAVRQINNGTASLLEQRPFLGGRSDETVWALVPA, from the coding sequence TTGTCCAAGGCGAAACGGCGAACCGCCTGCCTGCTCGTGACCATCGGTCTCGGCTGTGGCCTGCTCACCGGAGAAGCGGTCGCCTCCGAGGTGGCCCCGGCCCCGCTCGCTCCAGCCGTCGCCCAAGCGCTGATCGCCGCGAACCCGGTGGTCTGCGAGGGCGACGGGGTTTCCGGCAAACGTGTCGAGCTGGTGTACGTCCGTGAGGCCGGCCAGCCCGACCGGTACGCGACCGTCGCGCCGTCCCTGCGCGCCTACGCGTCCGGGATCGACGATTCGTTCAACGACAGCGCCGCCGCGACCGGCGGCAGCAGGCATCTCCGCTACGTGACGACCGCGGGCGCGGGCTGCCAGGTCGCCGTCGCGAATCTCGTGGTGCCCGACGGCACGTATCTGTCCGGCGCCATCCGCGACCGCGCCATCCAGGCCGGTTTCTTCAACGCGGACCGCGACTACATGCTGTTCTCCGACAACCCGCACACCTGCGCGGGCACGTGGGGCGACAGCGACGACCAGCCCGGCCCGGCCAACGCCTTCAACAACGGCAGGCACTACACGGAGATCGCCGTCCCCTGCTGGGGCGTCAACGCCGCCGCCCACGAACTGGGCCACATGCTCGGCGCGGTTCTGCCGGGCGCCCCGCACTATCAGGGCGGCGGGCACTGCTCCCAGGAATGGGATCTGATGTGTTACGGCGACACGCAGTCCTTCGACTGCACGGAACGCGACTTCGACCGGCTGCTGGACTGCGGCAACGACGACTACTTCAGCACGAACCCCACGCCGGGCAGCTGGCTCGCGACGCATTGGAACGTCGCGAACAGCGCCTTCCTGATCAAGAAGGACACGCCCGACAACGACGACGGCCACGCCAGGGGCGGGAAGACCTACGTCATCACCGGTGCGAGTGGTAACGCCATCGACGTCGTGGGCTCGTCGACCGGCGGCCTCGTCAACCTCAGCCATCGGCCGCGGACCGACACCATGAGCCAGAAGTGGGTCCTGGGATACAACACCGGGCTTCAGCTGGTGAACGCCAACAGTCAGCTGTGCGCCGACAGCGCCCAGAGCGGGACGGCGCCGGGAACGCCGATCCTGCAGTACAACTGCAACGGCCAGAACGGTATGCGGTGGGCGTTCCAGCCGCTCGGCAACGGCAAGGTGGCGATCTTCAACTACCTGACCGGTTACGCGATCACCGACGGCGGCACGTACCCGGCGCCTCTGGTCCAGCAGCCCTACACCGGGGCGGCCAACCAGCAGTGGACGCTGAACCCCGTCGCCGATCCAGGCCCCCAGGCGGGCAAGAAGTACTACTTGACCGTCGCCACCAACGGAAACAGCGCGGCGGTCGTCGACGGCTCGTCGTCGGCGGGCGCGAAGATCACCCATGTGGCCAGGCAGAACGACAACGGCCAGAAGTGGCGGCTCACCGACGCGGGCGGCGGGTACTGGAAGATTTCCAACGAGCGGAGCGGTCAGTGCCTGCGGCCGGTCTCCGGCAGCACCGCGGAGGGCGCGCAGTTCGAGCAGACGCATTGCGGCTCCGCCACCGACCAGCAGTGGAAGCTGTTGCGGAGCGCCGACATGCGCTACGGACTGGTGAACCGGGCGAGCAAGCTGGCGGTGCGGCAGATCAACAACGGCACGGCTTCGCTGCTGGAGCAGCGGCCGTTCCTGGGCGGCCGTAGCGACGAGACGGTCTGGGCACTGGTACCCGCGTGA
- a CDS encoding DUF4190 domain-containing protein produces the protein MTYPQDPYGQQQPYGQQPPYGQPYQQPGYGYGPAMPPPQEQGLAIAALVVSIASLVACSGLPSIAGVIMGHIAHSKAKRGEAGGQGMALAAIIIGYIGVAVIVLILIGVIFVGILTDWDFD, from the coding sequence GTGACATACCCGCAAGACCCCTACGGTCAGCAGCAGCCCTACGGCCAGCAACCTCCGTACGGGCAGCCGTACCAGCAACCGGGTTACGGATACGGCCCGGCGATGCCGCCGCCGCAGGAACAAGGGCTCGCGATCGCGGCGCTGGTCGTGTCGATCGCCAGTCTCGTCGCGTGCAGCGGGCTGCCGTCGATCGCCGGCGTCATCATGGGGCATATCGCGCATTCCAAGGCCAAACGCGGGGAAGCGGGCGGCCAGGGGATGGCGCTCGCGGCGATCATCATCGGCTACATCGGCGTCGCCGTCATCGTGCTGATCCTGATCGGCGTCATCTTCGTGGGCATCCTGACCGACTGGGACTTCGACTAG
- a CDS encoding DUF2277 domain-containing protein — protein sequence MCRNITTLRGLEPAATPDEIEAAARQYVRKVSGVQSLSDATREPFEAAVAEVTAITRRLLAELPERRQPPAKVPPLRRPEVQARIAAKAAKSQAS from the coding sequence ATGTGCCGGAACATCACCACGCTACGAGGCCTGGAACCGGCGGCGACGCCGGACGAGATCGAGGCCGCCGCCCGCCAATACGTCCGCAAGGTGTCCGGGGTGCAGAGCCTTTCCGACGCCACCCGTGAGCCGTTCGAGGCCGCCGTCGCCGAGGTCACCGCCATCACCCGGCGGCTGCTGGCCGAACTGCCCGAGCGCCGTCAGCCGCCGGCGAAGGTGCCGCCGTTGCGCCGTCCCGAGGTCCAGGCGCGAATCGCGGCGAAGGCCGCGAAGAGCCAGGCATCCTGA
- a CDS encoding Ldh family oxidoreductase, with product MPLRPRSLRRAPVEPTPEPAEPSPIPEQIWQRVPIDALIDLVTEIFTAHDLPWSRARMAAEALCHGDLTGTPESGVAELTRLYLPMLTNGMVRPRAEPLMIADRGAAALIDYRRAPGLWAVGDAMDRAVSRAGRYGVGLMSVRGVGPFGSAGHHAARALPHTMIGLVMAAGGERGTAANPLGMAAPAGAYPEFVLDLNTLGDVDGAGSAAIAGFALLVEIFAGVLSGVGDHDHDTGLMVMAIAPTTLRSADGFYKAASALFGSLLGWEGGTPVRYPGWREAQYLEQCQALGVPLNEPVHRELEELAKALRLAPLQGR from the coding sequence GTGCCCCTCAGACCTCGCTCTCTTCGCCGTGCGCCCGTCGAGCCGACCCCCGAACCGGCCGAACCTTCCCCGATACCGGAACAGATCTGGCAGCGCGTCCCGATCGACGCCCTGATCGACCTGGTCACCGAGATCTTCACCGCGCACGACCTGCCCTGGTCGCGGGCCAGGATGGCCGCCGAGGCGTTGTGCCACGGCGATCTCACCGGAACGCCGGAATCCGGTGTCGCCGAACTGACCCGGCTGTATCTGCCGATGCTGACCAACGGGATGGTGCGGCCGAGGGCCGAACCGCTGATGATCGCCGACCGCGGCGCCGCCGCCCTGATCGACTACCGCCGCGCGCCGGGCCTGTGGGCCGTCGGCGACGCGATGGACCGGGCGGTGTCCCGGGCTGGCCGGTACGGCGTCGGGCTCATGTCGGTGCGCGGCGTCGGGCCGTTCGGCAGCGCCGGGCATCATGCCGCGAGGGCGTTGCCGCACACCATGATCGGACTCGTCATGGCGGCGGGCGGGGAGCGCGGGACGGCCGCGAACCCGCTCGGTATGGCCGCCCCCGCCGGTGCGTACCCCGAATTCGTCCTCGACTTGAACACGCTGGGAGACGTCGACGGCGCGGGCAGCGCCGCGATCGCCGGCTTCGCCCTGCTGGTGGAGATCTTCGCCGGGGTGCTGTCGGGCGTCGGCGACCACGACCACGACACCGGCCTGATGGTGATGGCCATCGCGCCGACGACGCTGCGCAGCGCAGACGGGTTCTACAAGGCGGCGAGCGCGTTGTTCGGCAGCCTGCTCGGCTGGGAGGGCGGCACCCCGGTCCGCTATCCGGGCTGGCGGGAGGCGCAGTACCTCGAACAGTGCCAGGCGCTGGGTGTCCCGCTGAACGAGCCGGTGCACCGCGAACTGGAAGAACTCGCGAAGGCGTTGCGCCTGGCGCCGCTGCAGGGGCGTTAG
- a CDS encoding RNA-binding S4 domain-containing protein: protein MSIHDVPITGEPIRLGQFLKLANLAEDGSHAKDLLDAEEVTVNGEVEVRRGRQLTNGDVVEVGGEGGRVVLG, encoded by the coding sequence ATGAGCATCCACGACGTCCCGATCACCGGTGAACCGATCCGCCTCGGCCAGTTCCTCAAACTGGCCAACCTGGCCGAAGACGGATCGCACGCCAAAGACCTCCTCGACGCCGAAGAGGTCACGGTCAACGGCGAGGTGGAGGTCCGGCGCGGCCGTCAGCTGACGAACGGCGACGTCGTGGAGGTCGGCGGCGAAGGCGGCCGCGTCGTCCTGGGCTAA
- a CDS encoding trypsin-like serine peptidase yields the protein MRRALLLVLCVVLSGCSAASDPAATEDGAVPATVAATPAAPETNPAIGALFLDGTHFCTASVVHSAPGDLLLTAAHCLHDGEGGEYATGISFAPGYHDGVAPYGYWEVSDPQVPDGWADSSDPDLDVGFATARQAGTTKTLESVTGANTLLTGGGFDHPITLTGYPDEREAPVVCHGTSAQADTYQMRVACPGFTTGTSGGPWVVDPDPKTGLGTVVGVIGGYLYGGDDPDTSYSSYFDTDVATLYRKMDTRG from the coding sequence ATGCGCCGCGCCCTGTTGCTCGTGCTCTGTGTCGTTCTGTCCGGTTGTTCCGCCGCGTCGGATCCCGCCGCGACCGAAGACGGCGCCGTCCCCGCGACGGTGGCGGCCACTCCCGCGGCACCGGAGACCAATCCCGCGATCGGCGCGCTCTTCCTGGACGGAACGCATTTCTGCACGGCCAGCGTCGTCCACAGCGCCCCCGGCGACCTCCTGCTCACGGCGGCGCATTGCCTGCACGACGGCGAAGGCGGCGAGTACGCGACGGGGATCTCGTTCGCACCCGGCTACCACGACGGTGTCGCGCCGTACGGCTACTGGGAAGTCTCCGATCCGCAGGTGCCCGACGGCTGGGCGGATTCCTCCGATCCGGACCTCGACGTGGGGTTCGCGACCGCCCGCCAGGCGGGCACCACGAAGACCCTCGAAAGCGTCACGGGCGCCAACACCCTGCTGACCGGCGGCGGATTCGACCACCCGATCACCCTGACCGGGTATCCCGACGAACGGGAGGCGCCGGTCGTCTGCCACGGCACCAGCGCCCAGGCCGACACCTACCAGATGCGCGTCGCGTGTCCCGGCTTCACGACCGGCACCAGCGGCGGCCCGTGGGTGGTCGACCCCGACCCGAAGACCGGACTCGGCACCGTCGTCGGTGTGATCGGCGGCTACCTCTACGGCGGGGACGATCCGGACACGTCCTACAGCAGCTACTTCGACACCGACGTCGCCACCTTGTACCGGAAAATGGACACACGGGGATGA
- a CDS encoding SDR family NAD(P)-dependent oxidoreductase produces MKSFTDKVVVITGAGSGIGKALAIELAGRGARLALSDVDAVRAAGTVAECEKAGATAKAYELDVADRDAVLAHAEEVAVDFGGANVVVNNAGVALGATVEEMTWDDYDWLMGINLGGVVNGTKAFLPQVIASGDGHIVNLSSVFGFIGVPTQSAYNAAKFAVRGFTEALRQEMLIARHPVKVSCVHPGGIKTNIARDARGGAERDIDKAAEGFEKIARTTPEKAAQTIVRGIERGTARILIGPDAYAIDAIPRVLGSFYQRPLALLGRLGMRNL; encoded by the coding sequence ATGAAGTCGTTCACGGACAAGGTCGTGGTGATCACGGGCGCGGGCTCGGGGATCGGCAAGGCGCTCGCGATCGAGCTCGCCGGTCGGGGCGCCAGGCTGGCGCTCTCCGACGTCGACGCCGTCCGCGCGGCCGGCACCGTCGCGGAGTGCGAGAAGGCGGGCGCGACCGCGAAGGCGTACGAGCTCGACGTCGCCGACCGTGACGCCGTACTCGCGCACGCCGAGGAGGTCGCCGTCGATTTCGGCGGCGCCAACGTCGTGGTGAACAACGCCGGGGTCGCGCTCGGTGCCACGGTCGAGGAAATGACCTGGGACGACTACGACTGGCTGATGGGGATCAATCTCGGCGGCGTGGTCAACGGTACGAAAGCGTTTCTGCCGCAGGTGATCGCTTCGGGTGACGGGCACATCGTCAACCTTTCGAGTGTGTTCGGCTTCATCGGCGTGCCCACGCAGAGCGCATACAACGCCGCGAAATTCGCGGTGCGGGGGTTCACCGAGGCGCTGCGGCAGGAAATGCTGATCGCCCGGCATCCGGTCAAGGTCAGCTGCGTGCATCCCGGTGGCATCAAGACGAATATCGCCCGTGACGCGCGGGGTGGCGCCGAGCGGGACATCGACAAAGCCGCCGAGGGATTCGAAAAGATCGCGAGGACGACGCCGGAGAAGGCCGCGCAGACCATCGTCCGCGGTATCGAACGGGGGACGGCGCGGATCCTGATCGGTCCGGACGCGTACGCCATCGACGCGATTCCCCGCGTGCTCGGCTCCTTTTACCAGCGGCCGCTCGCGCTGTTGGGGCGCTTGGGAATGCGGAATCTCTGA
- a CDS encoding LysR family transcriptional regulator: METHLLRTFVTVARGGSFSRAARDLGYTQSAISQHIAALEQDLGTALLTRRPVAPTRAGERLLEHAGPLLTRLDAARADLARLTAAPNGRVILGLTPLSLTAEVAAAARRGTELRVLGREDVLTEVATGSLDLGLVDGMTAPSDPLPLPDFGPLTTTVVGERPLAVAVPDGHPMAGRAVRLAELADAAWIDAPDTAIPLERLRKFASTDGFRGRLRYTGTDVRGLLGLVAAGQGLALLPADVITGVSALSLSSPRVVHRTELVHGDPGEGSALAAALTGQRP; the protein is encoded by the coding sequence ATGGAGACTCATCTGCTCCGCACCTTCGTGACGGTGGCCCGCGGCGGCTCGTTCTCGCGGGCGGCCCGCGACCTCGGCTACACGCAATCCGCGATCTCCCAGCACATCGCCGCGCTCGAACAGGACCTCGGCACCGCGCTGCTCACCCGGCGGCCGGTCGCCCCGACGCGCGCCGGGGAACGGCTCCTCGAACACGCCGGGCCGCTGCTGACCCGGCTCGACGCCGCCCGCGCGGACCTCGCCCGGCTCACCGCGGCTCCCAACGGACGGGTCATCCTCGGGCTCACTCCGCTGTCGCTCACCGCCGAAGTCGCCGCGGCCGCGCGTCGTGGCACCGAATTGCGCGTCCTGGGCCGCGAAGACGTCCTGACGGAGGTCGCGACGGGCTCACTCGACCTCGGCCTCGTCGACGGGATGACCGCGCCGAGCGATCCGCTCCCGCTGCCGGACTTCGGCCCGCTCACCACCACCGTCGTCGGCGAACGCCCGCTCGCGGTCGCGGTGCCCGACGGCCATCCGATGGCGGGTCGGGCGGTCCGGCTCGCCGAACTCGCCGACGCGGCGTGGATCGACGCGCCGGATACGGCGATTCCGTTGGAACGTTTGAGAAAGTTCGCTTCGACCGACGGATTCCGCGGTCGGCTGCGCTACACCGGGACCGACGTCCGCGGTCTGCTGGGCCTGGTCGCCGCCGGTCAGGGACTGGCGCTGCTCCCGGCGGACGTCATCACCGGCGTGAGCGCGCTTTCCCTGTCCTCGCCGCGTGTGGTGCATCGCACCGAACTCGTGCACGGGGATCCCGGCGAGGGCTCGGCGCTGGCCGCCGCGCTGACGGGTCAGCGGCCGTAG